A stretch of Aedes aegypti strain LVP_AGWG chromosome 2, AaegL5.0 Primary Assembly, whole genome shotgun sequence DNA encodes these proteins:
- the LOC110675764 gene encoding uncharacterized protein LOC110675764, whose translation MAKVSATSHQDPTIIDMMEISKKRPPKLKSADRTVSMRIDNYSPGAGGGGGAGGGVIVSGATSPIMLDNSLIVHHSPIERLSPVPHQKQHQPDPKVFFVNESSPTSLKVEDYSSNPRKQMRRSDTLHVYSPSMHQLRKATSFHSRSNSGGSNTDEIVAAPIIRHSSVRHSHVHPREYLVKQDSGGGTSSGGGEEEEEIRQAPAYVHSPNVSGNRRNCHMHRSFNDQQKQRNAAFLRRDSVKFHSLGDDMPAEVVERSPRESKKFSSANASLENEIYRSRSNSRSEKKTESFSDFVNRQNSKKYNQKNSTTSLDQALPYIGGSGPGSFRRSVLQHSNAHLLSPNPPFTDDFKPQKSPIFDQKKSYSLRYKNGRDARENFKAKKSKSFMIDLEPPPAIISGASSPYRKDSVAFTPEEVDKIYKASRKLSPNIILDDIGREINPVPMDIMDINYGVIMKTYQMNREKSLRKSRRKTDNKKPEFDEDSESNRKRKRIACIVMSVFIALAIFSILAVIVTLTHTSAGPSQTKPTYTFARETPIHAIHSPYMVPKDSPKHYNGGN comes from the coding sequence ATGGCGAAGGTTTCGGCAACCTCCCACCAAGATCCTACCATTATCGATATGATGGAGATCAGCAAGAAGCGTCCACCGAAGCTCAAGTCCGCAGATCGGACCGTATCGATGCGAATCGACAACTACTCGCCCGGGGCAGGAGGAGGAGGAGGCGCGGGAGGTGGCGTCATCGTAAGCGGTGCCACCAGTCCCATAATGCTCGACAATAGCCTTATCGTGCATCACAGCCCCATCGAGCGACTCTCGCCGGTTCCGCATCAGAAGCAGCACCAACCCGACCCAAAGGTGTTCTTCGTGAACGAGTCTTCACCGACGTCCCTCAAGGTAGAAGACTACAGTTCAAATCCTCGAAAGCAGATGAGACGCTCGGATACGCTACACGTATACTCACCCTCGATGCATCAGCTACGGAAAGCAACATCGTTCCACTCGAGAAGTAATAGTGGAGGATCTAACACGGATGAGATTGTAGCCGCACCCATCATTCGGCACAGTAGCGTTCGACACTCGCACGTCCACCCTCGAGAATATCTTGTCAAGCAAGACAGCGGCGGTGGAACAAGCAGTGGTGGtggtgaggaagaagaagagatTCGCCAAGCTCCAGCTTATGTGCACTCTCCGAATGTTAGTGGGAATCGAAGGAACTGTCACATGCACCGGTCGTTCAACGATCAGCAGAAGCAGCGTAATGCAGCTTTTCTGCGGAGAGATTCCGTCAAGTTCCACTCACTTGGAGATGACATGCCAGCAGAAGTTGTAGAAAGAAGCCCCCGAGAATCGAAGAAGTTCAGTTCAGCTAATGCTTCGCTCGAGAATGAAATCTACCGTTCGCGCAGCAATAGTCGATCGGAAAAGAAAACGGAATCATTTTCGGATTTTGTTAACCGACAGAACAGCAAGAAGTACAATCAGAAGAACAGCACTACCAGTTTAGACCAAGCCCTACCTTACATTGGCGGAAGTGGTCCCGGAAGCTTCCGTCGGTCTGTTCTACAACATTCCAACGCACACTTGCTAAGCCCTAATCCACCTTTCACAGACGATTTCAAACCGCAAAAGTCTCCAATCTTCGATCAGAAGAAGTCCTATAGCCTTCGATACAAGAATGGTCGTGATGCCCGGGAAAACTTCAAGGCAAAAAAGTCTAAAAGCTTTATGATAGATCTGGAACCTCCACCAGCCATCATTAGTGGCGCGAGTAGTCCGTACCGAAAGGATAGTGTAGCATTCACCCCGGAAGAGGTGGACAAAATCTATAAGGCCTCACGCAAACTCTCACCCAACATCATACTGGATGATATTGGTCGAGAAATCAATCCTGTCCCGATGGACATCATGGACATTAACTACGGCGTAATCATGAAGACCTATCAGATGAATCGGGAAAAGTCACTTCGCAAGAGCAGACGGAAAACAGACAACAAGAAGCCAGAGTTTGACGAAGACAGTGAGTCCAACAGGAAACGCAAGCGGATAGCGTGCATCGTAATGTCCGTATTCATAGCCTTAGCGATATTTAGTATCCTAGCGGTCATCGTAACGCTGACGCACACCAGCGCTGGTCCGTCGCAGACGAAGCCTACCTACACCTTTGCCCGGGAAACGCCAATCCACGCCATTCATTCGCCATATATGGTGCCGAAGGATTCACCGAAACATTACAACGGTGGCAATTGA